The Lactiplantibacillus brownii DNA segment ATCCCTAAATAGAATTATCCCTAAATCCCTTTTTCTATTTAGGGATATTTTTAATTCCCATTATAACAGTGTTCTCAGTCGATAAGTATCCCTTTTTCCCTTTATCCCAATTTCTATATATCCCTAATTCTATATATCTAAATAACTATTTAGGGAAATTTCCCTTTCACTATTAAATTGTGGTATACTAATTAAAAATCAATTGGAGGTCGTTGTTATGGATATTCCAGACGTAGTAAAGGCTATACAGTCTCGTGATGAGGCATTAACCATTGTGATTGGTAATCAAAAGGGTGGCGTGGGAAAAACAACTAACACGTATCTCATCGCTTATACCTTAGCTAAAATGGGAATACATACGTTGGTTGCAGACTTAGACCCACAAGCCAACGCCACTAAAACACTAATGTTAACGAAAAGTCAGCAGGAAGATACCGTGTACTCAATTAAAAAAACTCTGATGGTAGGCGTACAGGAGAAAGATCTAACAGACTTACCAGTTAAGATAATGGATAACCTTGACCTAATTCCTTCATATATTGATTTCCAAGATTTCACGAAATATTTATATCAGAATACGAATAATGAGTACGAAGAAACACATCTGTTGGAGCCCTTGTTTAATCCATTGAAGAAGAAATATGATGTAATTCTGTTGGATGTGCCACCATTTAGTATTGAGATTACCCGTAATGCTGTTATCTTCTCAGACTTTGCACTTATCAGCTTGCAAACACACGATGATAGTCTATCCGGTGCAGAAGAGTATGTGAATACCCTTTCTAAACTTCAGCAAGAGTATCAGCTAGATATAGAGGTAATTGGTATCTTGCCAATGCTTCACGATGCCCGTAACGGTGTCGATCAGACAATCATACAATCTGCTAAGGATGAGTTTGGAGAAGAAAATGTATTCACAAATATTGTTACTCAAATGGCCCGGATTAAACGATTCCCAATTAATGGAATTACCGATAAGGACCGCTTCGATAAGCGAGTGTTAGACAAGTACCAGCAAGTTACCGATGAGTTATTAAGCCGGATTGGCTTATTTATAGATGATAAGGAGGCCAAGTAAGATGCCAAGTAAAAAGCCTAATATTCTTCAACGAAGGGTTACCGGAGCGGTAAAGCCATCAGAAGAGTACCATGCAACAGATAATGCTACGAAAAAAGAGAATAAATCTTCCTCTATGCCAAAAAATCAGAAAAAATCCCTTAAGGTATCCGCAGAGACTTACAAGGATATGAAAGTCCTGAAGACAATTGAACATGTTAGCTTCGACTACGAGATTATCCAGCTTCTTATTGACCAGTATTACAAGGATATGACCGAGGAACAACAGCGCAGGTATACCGTATTGCGGGAGAATATGTAAGCAGTGCTACATTAAAATAAAAGGGTAGATTGCAAATTTAATCCGAATTTTTGGACAAATTTGTCAGTATAACCTGATACGGTGTTTGCCAGTCGAGTATTTTAAGCGGTCGCTGGTTAATTTGGAGTAACGTCGTCGTTAAATCTTGAGCACTAATGTGCTCAAAACGAGTCCCTTTAGGATAAAAATAACGTAAATTCCGATTAAAGCGTTCATTACTACCACGTTCAGCTGGCGTATAAGCATGGCAGTAATAGGTCTTAATACCATATTGTGATTCAAGTGATACTAGCCCACTAAACTCAGTGCCACGGTCCACAGTAAAGCTGTGCACCGGACCATTAAAAGTGGTTAGGAACTTAGTTAGTGCTTCATTAACAGTCGCTGTCGTCCGATCTTTTAACCGGTATGCCCAAAGGAACCGTGATTTGCGATCGATTAAAGTTAATAAAACTGCCTTACTATGCCCACGAGGACCAACGACTGTATCTAGTTCAAAATCGCCGATGCGCTTACGTTGATTAATCATCATGGGACGCTGTTCAATTGATCGCCCCAAAGATTGATTATATTTGGATCGTTGGTCAACGTTACGCCGTTGGCGTACGCCATGTTCAGGTAGATCATTCAAGGAGAAACCAATTCTCCCCTGATTTAGCCAATTATAAATAGATTTAGTAGCTAGTTTAAATTCGTGAGCAATCATTCCTGGTGACCAGCTTAGACGTAAATGGTTGAGAATTTTTTGCTTTAACTCATCGCTCAGCTTAGTTTTCCGACCACATCGTGATCGCTTGTATTCGGCATCTGTTTGTGCTAATTCAGCCTGATAAGGTTGACATCGAGATAATTCATAAGAAATTGTTGACGGTGATCGGTTCAGCCGAACGCCCATTTGGATATTGGACAGCCCTAGTTCACAAAAGGTTTCGATTTTAATTCGTTCGGAATAGGTTATACTAGACAAAAGATCAGCTCCTAAAAGATGGGTTTGTGGTAAACACCATTTTAAAGGAAGCTGATCTTTTTTGTCCGAACAGCGTTCGGATTAATTTTACAATCTACCATTTGTGATAGACTTTTGAGTGTCAAAATCAAAAGAAAGGCTGATCACAAATGACCTATACTCATCTTACTATAGACGAACTTGCCACAATTTATTCTTTTTGGAAACTCGGTAAAAAGGCTTATCTAGTGGCCCCAGCGCTCCATCGGAGTGCTGAAACTGTGTATCGTATTTATCGGTTTCTTGACGCTGGCGGTACGATTATTGATTACCAATGCCACTATCGAAAGCATAAACAACATTGTGGGCGTAAACCAATTCAACTACGCCCTGATGAACTGGCCTATATTCAAGCCAAAACTCAAGCTGGTTGGCAACCAGATACCATTATTAATCGCCAAGAACGGGCTTTCAGCTGTGGGGTTCGAACCCTTTACCGCCTTTTCAAACGCGGTGTTTTGGGGTTGTCGACCAAAGATTTACCGATGCACGGCAAACGGCACCCTAATGGTTACATTGAACGCCGTGGGAAAGCGGGTCAATTGGGCAGGGATTTAAAGAATCGTTATCAGGACTATCCTAATTTTAATCAAGAATTCGGCCATTTAGAAGGTGACACGGTTCAAGGTAAAAACCATCAGGGTGCGGTAACCACGCTGGTTGAACGACAAACTAAGGTCGCAATTGTGCTGAATTCGCATACCAAGTCGGCACACGATGTCAATCGTAGTTTAGCAGGATGGCTTTCGAAGCTGCCACGACACCTATTTAAGTCAATTACGTTTGACAATGGTAAGGAGTTCGCCGGTTGGCGAACCATTGCTAACCAATTTGATTTAAATATTTACTTTGCCGCTGTCGGAGCACCCAATCAACGTGGTTTAAATGAGAACACCAATGGTCTGCTGCGTAAAGATGGTTTACGTCACAATCTTATTATGGACCAGCTATCAGATGGATTTGTTCAAGCAGTTGCCAGTCGACGAAACCACATCCCACGAAAAAGTTTGGGTTACCAGACACCTCTGGAAGCATTCATCAGTCAGATTACAGATGAACAGTTAAAAAATTTCTAACTTAATTTGACAATTCGGGAGATTAAAAACACTGCTTTTGGCTTCCGTAATTGGGAGAACTTTGTCAACCGTATTAAGATTCAACGCCAATGGCTTCACCC contains these protein-coding regions:
- a CDS encoding ParA family protein, whose amino-acid sequence is MDIPDVVKAIQSRDEALTIVIGNQKGGVGKTTNTYLIAYTLAKMGIHTLVADLDPQANATKTLMLTKSQQEDTVYSIKKTLMVGVQEKDLTDLPVKIMDNLDLIPSYIDFQDFTKYLYQNTNNEYEETHLLEPLFNPLKKKYDVILLDVPPFSIEITRNAVIFSDFALISLQTHDDSLSGAEEYVNTLSKLQQEYQLDIEVIGILPMLHDARNGVDQTIIQSAKDEFGEENVFTNIVTQMARIKRFPINGITDKDRFDKRVLDKYQQVTDELLSRIGLFIDDKEAK
- a CDS encoding IS30-like element ISLpl1 family transposase, producing MSSITYSERIKIETFCELGLSNIQMGVRLNRSPSTISYELSRCQPYQAELAQTDAEYKRSRCGRKTKLSDELKQKILNHLRLSWSPGMIAHEFKLATKSIYNWLNQGRIGFSLNDLPEHGVRQRRNVDQRSKYNQSLGRSIEQRPMMINQRKRIGDFELDTVVGPRGHSKAVLLTLIDRKSRFLWAYRLKDRTTATVNEALTKFLTTFNGPVHSFTVDRGTEFSGLVSLESQYGIKTYYCHAYTPAERGSNERFNRNLRYFYPKGTRFEHISAQDLTTTLLQINQRPLKILDWQTPYQVILTNLSKNSD
- a CDS encoding IS30 family transposase; protein product: MTYTHLTIDELATIYSFWKLGKKAYLVAPALHRSAETVYRIYRFLDAGGTIIDYQCHYRKHKQHCGRKPIQLRPDELAYIQAKTQAGWQPDTIINRQERAFSCGVRTLYRLFKRGVLGLSTKDLPMHGKRHPNGYIERRGKAGQLGRDLKNRYQDYPNFNQEFGHLEGDTVQGKNHQGAVTTLVERQTKVAIVLNSHTKSAHDVNRSLAGWLSKLPRHLFKSITFDNGKEFAGWRTIANQFDLNIYFAAVGAPNQRGLNENTNGLLRKDGLRHNLIMDQLSDGFVQAVASRRNHIPRKSLGYQTPLEAFISQITDEQLKNF